The DNA window GGCGGATGGCGCGCGCGAGGTCGGGGTTCTTGAGGAAGTCGCGCATGGAGTAGCCGATGATGCTGCGCGCCTTCGCCACGATGGGCGTGACCTGCCCGTCCGCGGGCGAGTACAGGTTCACCGCCATCTCGATGCTGTCGGAGAGCGCCTCGTAGAGCTGGGAGAGCATGTCGACGTTGCGCTCGCGCACGCGCCGCCGGTACGTGAAGAACGCAAGCAGGCCCACCGCCACCAGGCAGACGATCACGATGCCGAACACCACCTGAAAGGTGGTGGCCACCACGTCGGCCTCGGCCCGCACGTTGCCCACCGGCACCACGCTGCACACGTACCAATGGCCCTCGCCCACGGGGGCCACGCAGACGTAGCTGGCCTTCCCCTCGACGGGCGCGGCGATGAGCCCGGTCGCGCCGCTGTCCACCGTGTCGCGCAGCGAGCCGAGATCGGCGTTCTCCCGCGCCTTGAGGGAGCGCAGCGCGTCGCCCGCCTCCTCGGCCGAGTCGAACGACTCGGGGGCCGTGTAATGGGCGGCCTCGTCGAGGAAGTCGAAGATCGAGTCCCCCTGTGCAAGCGGCGCCTGCGTCTCGTCCCGAGGCGGCACGAGCACCTCGCCCGTATCCGCCTGGAACAGCATGAAGTAGCCCCGCCCGTCGAACATGTCGAGATGCCGGGGCAGCGTGAACATGCTGAGCGGGATCTGCACGTAGAGCGCGCCCGCCAGATCGCCGTCGAGGTAGAGGGGCTGCTGGGCCAGGCGCACGCACGCGCCCTCGTCGTTGACGAACGTGTCGGAGTACGAGGACTGTCCCTGGGAGAGCGCCGTCTCCTCGAACTCGATGTCGGAGGTGGAGAACGGGGAGCCGTCGGCCGTGCGCCCGATGCCGTCGAGGCCCGCGAACGCCGCGTCGACGAAGCCGTTGCGATCGCGAAAAGCCGCGAGCGCGGGAACCACCTGATCGGGGTCGGCAACCTGCACGGCGAACGAGCCGATGGCGTTCTGCACCATGAACATGCGGTCGGACACCCCGCCCGCCGCCTGCTCGGTGAACGTGACCACCTGGTGCTCGGCGCTTTGGTTGAGCTTGCCTTCTATGAACGATGTGAGGCTGAGCACCGCGCACAGCACGAACGCGGCCAGCCCGACGACGGCAACGGCGACGACGACGCGCCGCCTCTGCTTCTCCCTGCTCACAGCATGCATGCGCCAGCCCTTCCAGCCTTTCATCGAAGCACGGTAGAGAATAAAGGAATATCGAAACTAAAGCCAGCTAATCGGCCGGGCATAGTATACTCTAACGCGTAAATCTAAATGGCCCGTGGAAACCATAGGAAGCCACGGTGAATCGAGAGGGAATAACGAGGTAGTCATGGATTTCGGAGCGTTGTACGACTTTCTCTTCAACACCTACGCCGGCATCGGATGCCTGGTGGGGGCCGGCCTTGTCATCAGCCTCATCGCCTGCGTCATCATGGAGCGCCGCACGCGCAAGATCTTCGCCAGCCGCGAGGCCGACGAGGACGATTGGTCGTTCTTCGACGACGATGACGACGAGGGAGACGGCAAGTAGGCCGCCCGCGCGTTTTCAGATTGTCAACCGAACAGCAGAGCTTTGCCATACACTTGGAGCATACTGTTGCAATCGCGGCGCCCGATGGCGCTGCGAGTTTTTTCAGCCCTCGACCAGAAAGGCCGCTCATGAACGAAACCACCCTGTACACGCGCGAAGGCGCCTACATCCCGCGCGTGGCCGCCGTGCACGATCTGTGCGGATACGGAAAGTGCTCGCTCGGCGTGGCCATTCCGGTGCTCTCGGCCGCCGGCTGCGACGTGTGCCCCGTGCCCACCGGCCTGTTCTCGTCGCACACGGCGTTCCCCGGCTGGTACATGCACGACACCACCGCCATGCTGGAGGACTACCTGGCGGCGTGGAAGAACATCGGCGTGGAGATCGACGCGGTGTACTCGGGCTTCCTGGGCGCGCCCGAGCAGGTGGAGCGCATCCGCGACCTGTACGCCATGTACCCGGCGGCGCTGCGCGTGGTGGACCCGGTGATGGCCGACCACGGCAAGGTGTACCCCACCTACACGCCCGAGCTCTGCGACGCCATGGCCGAGCTGGCCTGCGGGGCCGACATCCTGACGCCGAACCTGACCGAGGCCGCCATCATCCTGGGCGAACCCATCGGGGAGGAGTGGGGCGGCACCGACATCTCCGACGAAGAGGCGCACCGCCTGGTGGACGCCCTGGTGGCGAAGGGCGCGAAGCACGTGGTGCTCAAGGGCATCCAGCGCGAGGGCGAGACGTGCATCCGCAACTTCGTGGGCGGCTTAGGTATGGACACGGTGGAGGTGCACAACGAGTATCTGCCCTACATGCTGCACGGCACCGGCGACCTGTACGCGTCGTGCCTGATGGCGGCTGTGATGGCGGGCCGCACGCTCGAGGAGGCCGTGCGCTTCGCCGGCGACTTCGTGCACGATGCCATGATCGTGAGCGCCCAGCAGCCCGAGTTCGAGGCCCGCGGCGTGAGCTTCGAGCCGCTCCTCGGCAAAGTGTGCGAACTGCTCTAGCAAGGTAGCGATTTGTCATAAAAGGGGACAGTCCCCTTTTATGACATTTTTCGGCCAAAAGATCGAATTTTTTGGGATAAAGCTCAAAAATTTCGATCTTCACTCCAATTTTTCGGCTTTTTGGCTCAAAATTTTTGGCATATCCGAAAAAAGATCGATCTTTTGCTCTACAATGATCTAAATTTCGACCAAAACAAGGGAACTGCTATGGGCATCGATACTCTTGAAGGGCTCGTCGCGGATGTGCAGGCGAAGCAATGCGAGAGCCAGACCGTCGAGATCAAAGCGGCTCGTGATGGAGCCCCGCGTCTTTACGACACTATTTCGAGTTTCTCCAATCAAAACGACGGCGGAGTCATCATCTTCGGACTCGACGAATCGGACCGCTTCAAGGCAGCCGGCGTCTACGACGCGCACGAGCTTCAAAAAAGCGTCTGCGAGCAGTGCGCCGAGATGAGCCCCGAGGTGCGGCCCGTGTTCGCCGACGCCCTCATCGACGGAAAGGTGATCGTCGCTGCCTATATCGAGGGGCGGCCGATGAGCGAGCGGCCTGTATACCGCCTCAAGGCCGGCATGACCAAAGGGTCGTACGTCCGTCTCGGCGATGCGGACAAGCACATGACGCCGTCAGAGCTTTACGAGATCGAGGTGTTCAAGAACGGCAAGCGCGACGACGT is part of the Arabiibacter massiliensis genome and encodes:
- a CDS encoding DUF6724 family protein is translated as MDFGALYDFLFNTYAGIGCLVGAGLVISLIACVIMERRTRKIFASREADEDDWSFFDDDDDEGDGK
- a CDS encoding bifunctional hydroxymethylpyrimidine kinase/phosphomethylpyrimidine kinase, producing the protein MNETTLYTREGAYIPRVAAVHDLCGYGKCSLGVAIPVLSAAGCDVCPVPTGLFSSHTAFPGWYMHDTTAMLEDYLAAWKNIGVEIDAVYSGFLGAPEQVERIRDLYAMYPAALRVVDPVMADHGKVYPTYTPELCDAMAELACGADILTPNLTEAAIILGEPIGEEWGGTDISDEEAHRLVDALVAKGAKHVVLKGIQREGETCIRNFVGGLGMDTVEVHNEYLPYMLHGTGDLYASCLMAAVMAGRTLEEAVRFAGDFVHDAMIVSAQQPEFEARGVSFEPLLGKVCELL